From the genome of Streptomyces sp. JH34:
CTGGTCGACGACGCGACGAGCTTCGGCGGCGTACGCTCCACCGCCGAGCGGCGGGCACGCTGGGGCGGTGACGCGGTACCGGCCGGCTTCGTCCGGTTCTCGGTAGGCGCCGAGGACCCCGAGGACCTGCTGGCGGACGTGGAGCGGGCGCTGGACACGTCGGTGCGCTGAAGCGTCCGCGTGTGGTCCTGGCAGGGCCGGTCCGGGACAGGCGTCCCTCTCCACCGGACCGGCCCCGCTCGGGACGAGCGGTCCGAGCCTCCCCCCTCGTGGCTCGGACCGCCCCGGTTCCTGCGCCGAGAACCGTCTGGGCAAGGCTAATTGACTGTGCGTCAGTGTCCAATCACAGTAACGACAGCAACCTATCGACATATTTATAGTTGAGTCGGTCAAGAGGGACGGTGCGGGCCGACGCAGCGTCAGCCGAGCCGAAGAGGGCGAGCCGTGGACCTGTCCCTGCTACGGACGTTCGTGACGGTGCACAGGGCCGGATCATTCACCCGGGCCGCCGCCCTGCTCGGCTTGTCACAGCCCGCCGTCACCTCGCAGATACGCGCCCTGGAACGGCAGCTGGGCCGCCCGCTCTTCCTGCGCAGGGCACGCGGGGTCACCCCGACCACCGTCGGCGACGAACTCGCCCACCGGGCCGCCCCTCACCTGGACGCGCTGGTCGACATCGTCGAGGCCGGACTCGACGAGGAGTCGGGAACGAGAACACTGCACCTGGCCGGTCCACCGGAGTTCACCTCCGTCCGAGCGCTCCCGGCCCTCACGCCACTGATCTCCCAGGGGCTCGCGCTGCGCAGCACCTATGTCGCGAACGCGGGGGACACACTGGAAGGGCTGGCAGCCGGACACCATGATCTGGCCATCACCACCGCCCGTCCGCGGGGTGGTCTGATGACATCGACCACTCTCTGCGACGAGGAGCACGTTCTGGTCGCAGCGCCGCGCTGGGCAGGACACCTGGGGCCTGGAGCGCTGCGGCACACGGGGTCCGTGCGCCTGGAACAGCTACCGGTGGTCGAGGTGCACGAGAGCCTCCCCCTTGTCTCTCGCTACTGGGCGACCGTCTTCGACAGCCGTCCGGCCGCTGCCGCCGCGGTGATCGCACCGGACCTCCGTGCGGTTCTGGAGTGCGCGGCAGCGGGTGCAGGCCTCGCGGTGCTGCCCCGCTATCTCTGCGAGGACGCGCTGGAGAGGGGTGATGTCGTGGCGCTGCTCGAACCTCCGGTGCCGCCACTGCGCACGTATTTCCTCATAGCGAGGACCGGCACACTCGGTCTCCCTCACATCGCGCGGGCGCACGAGTGGCTGGTGCGTGCTGCCGTGGACTGGTGACCGGTGGGCCGACAGGAGTTTCAGATCGGGTTTCCTGGGCCACTCTCTTGCCATGACCGAACGACCCGTGGTCAAGCGCACCGCTCGCGCCGTACTGCTCGACGGCGATGACCTCATCCTGATCAAGCGCACCAAGCCCGGTGTCGACCCGTACTGGCTGACGCCAGGTGGTGGTGTGGAGCCGGAGGACGCCACCGTCGTCGAGGCGCTGCACCGGGAGGTCGACGAGGAACTCGGCGCCAAGGTGGTCGATGTGGTGCCCTGCTTCGTCGACACCGTCGAGCACATCGCCGGCGGCGGCGTCAAAGGCGTGAAGGTGCAGCACTTCTTCGTCTGCCGACTGGCATCGATGGATCTGTCGCGTCGGCACGGGCCTGAGATCGACGAGCCCTGCGGCGAGTACGAGATCGTCCGTGTGCCCTTCAGCCGCGTCGGAATCGCCGCCGTACACCTCGTACCCCTGTCGTTGCGGCACTACCTGGACGGCAACATCGAGGGCGTACGGGCGATGCATGCGCCCGATCTGGGCTGAGGACGGGTTCCTGGACGACGTGTTAGGCGGATAGGCCTGGCTGTCCCGGTACGCCCAGGCCATTGGTCGTGGGTACTCCTGACGGCTGACTGCCCGATGCACGCTTGGCAGCGTGTTTCACGTGAAACCGCTCAGCGGCCTGTGCGCCTAAGCGTCCTCGTGGCCCGTGCAGCGATGTCTGTGAGCCGGCGACGAGGCCGCGGCGCGGGGTGCGCGACGGACATCCATCTGGTCGCGCACCTCGGTGGCCACGGCCACGTGCCCCCGTCATCACCGCGATATCGGCACTGGAGACGTGGGCACCGACTCGCCGGGGCCGGCATCTGCGGCAGGCCCGGGGGCGGGTGCCGCGACCAGGCCACCAGCGACCGTCCGGCGCTCGATCGAACCTGAAAGCACCGCCAGGAGCAGCGCTGACGCCGCGAGTGCGGCACCGACCCAGTTGGGCGCGGTGTATCCGAACCCGGCCGCGATCACGATGCCGCCGAGCCACGCCGACAGCGCGTTCCCGAGGTTGAAGGCCCCGATGTTGACGGCCGAGGCCAGGGTGGGCGCGCCGGCCGCCTGGTCGAGGACACGCTTCTGCAGCGGTGGCACGGTCGCGAAGCCGAGCGCCCCGATGAGCACGATGGTCACGGCCGCGGCGATCTTGTTGTGCGCGGTCAGGGTGAACAGGGCCAGCACCGTGGCGAGCGCACCGAGCGACACGTACAGCATCGGCATCAGATGGCGGTCGGCGAACTTGCCGCCGAGCAGATTCCCGCCGACCATGCCCAGGCCGAAGAGGACCAGCAGCCAGGTGACGGATGACGAGGCGAAGCCCGCGGTGTCCGTCATCATCGGCGTGATGTAGGTGATCGCCGCGAAGACGCCACCGAAGCCCAGCACCGTCATCGCCATGGCGAGCAGCACCTGGACGTTGCGGAATGCGGCCAGCTCGTGGCTGAGCCGCACGCCCTGGGGCTTCG
Proteins encoded in this window:
- a CDS encoding NUDIX hydrolase — its product is MTERPVVKRTARAVLLDGDDLILIKRTKPGVDPYWLTPGGGVEPEDATVVEALHREVDEELGAKVVDVVPCFVDTVEHIAGGGVKGVKVQHFFVCRLASMDLSRRHGPEIDEPCGEYEIVRVPFSRVGIAAVHLVPLSLRHYLDGNIEGVRAMHAPDLG
- a CDS encoding MFS transporter; translation: MPLALLALAIGAFGIGTTEFVIMGLLPDVAADFQVSIPTAGFLVTGYALGVVLGAPLMTVLGTRVTRKRMLMLLMGLFIVGNVVSALAPVFGVMLAGRVVASLAHGAFFGIGSVVAADLVAPEKKAGAIAMMFTGLTVANVVGVPLGTFIGQNLGWRVTFFVVAGLGVLGLLGVAKLVPEQPKPQGVRLSHELAAFRNVQVLLAMAMTVLGFGGVFAAITYITPMMTDTAGFASSSVTWLLVLFGLGMVGGNLLGGKFADRHLMPMLYVSLGALATVLALFTLTAHNKIAAAVTIVLIGALGFATVPPLQKRVLDQAAGAPTLASAVNIGAFNLGNALSAWLGGIVIAAGFGYTAPNWVGAALAASALLLAVLSGSIERRTVAGGLVAAPAPGPAADAGPGESVPTSPVPISR
- a CDS encoding LysR family transcriptional regulator, translating into MDLSLLRTFVTVHRAGSFTRAAALLGLSQPAVTSQIRALERQLGRPLFLRRARGVTPTTVGDELAHRAAPHLDALVDIVEAGLDEESGTRTLHLAGPPEFTSVRALPALTPLISQGLALRSTYVANAGDTLEGLAAGHHDLAITTARPRGGLMTSTTLCDEEHVLVAAPRWAGHLGPGALRHTGSVRLEQLPVVEVHESLPLVSRYWATVFDSRPAAAAAVIAPDLRAVLECAAAGAGLAVLPRYLCEDALERGDVVALLEPPVPPLRTYFLIARTGTLGLPHIARAHEWLVRAAVDW